A single Triticum dicoccoides isolate Atlit2015 ecotype Zavitan chromosome 2A, WEW_v2.0, whole genome shotgun sequence DNA region contains:
- the LOC119354259 gene encoding probable long-chain-alcohol O-fatty-acyltransferase 5 codes for MASELVRLALVSAAVAAAMTYARLAASRLGPGLPRLAALLPVLLLLPVLPFTFSSIHLRTISAFFLVWLCGFKLLLLAAGHGPLHPALPAVRFAACAALPINVRNGALTSPRSLSAGFLLSYAAKAALFAALVSLRGLRARMPAYAVVAFDGAHVYLMLELFLASAAAFARTLLGTELEPQFDRPYLASSLRDFWGRRWNLMVPGALRPSVYRPVRARLGYSAGVLATFLVSGLMHEVMFYYITLEAGTGEVTAFFVLHGACVVAERRWVRRGGTWRPPRASATAATLAFVTGTASWLFFAPVIRSGLDKAIVAECEGMLALLEAAVRRLAARLVWT; via the coding sequence ATGGCGTCCGAACTAGTCAGGCTTGCACTGGTCtcggccgccgtggccgcggcCATGACCTACGCGCGCCTCGCCGCCTCGCGCTTGGGCCCCGGCCTCCCCCGCCTCGCGGCGCTCCTCccggtgctcctcctcctccccgtgctCCCCTTCACCTTCTCCTCCATCCACCTCCGCACCATCTCCGCCTTCTTCCTCGTCTGGCTCTGCGGCTTCAAGctgctcctcctcgccgccggccacggCCCGCTCCACCCGGCCCTCCCAGCCGTGCGCTTCGCCGCCTGCGCCGCGCTCCCCATCAATGTCCGGAACGGAGCGCTGACCTCGCCGCGGTCCCTCTCTGCCGGGTTCCTGCTCTCCTACGCGGCCAAGGCGGCCCTCTTCGCCGCGCTCGTCTCGCTCCGTGGCCTCCGGGCGAGGATGCCGGCGTACGCCGTGGTCGCGTTCGACGGCGCGCACGTGTACCTGATGCTGGAGCTCTTCCTGGCGTCCGCCGCGGCGTTCGCCCGGACGCTCCTCGGCACGGAGCTGGAGCCGCAGTTCGACCGGCCGTACCTGGCCTCGTCGCTCCGCGACTTCTGGGGCCGCCGGTGGAACCTCATGGTCCCCGGGGCGCTCCGGCCGAGCGTGTACCGCCCCGTGCGCGCCCGCCTCGGCTACTCCGCCGGCGTGCTCGCCACGTTCCTCGTGTCAGGCCTCATGCACGAGGTGATGTTCTACTACATCACGCTCGAGGCCGGCACGGGGGAGGTGACCGCGTTCTTCGTCCTCCACGGCGCGTGCGTGGTGGCCGAGCGGCGGTGGGTGCGGCGGGGCGGCACATGGCGGCCGCCGCGCGCGTCGGCGACGGCAGCCACGCTGGCGTTCGTGACGGGGACCGCGTCCTGGCTCTTCTTCGCGCCCGTGATACGGAGCGGGCTGGACAAGGCCATCGTCGCCGAGTGCGAGGGGATGCTGGCCTTGCTGGAGGCGGCTGTGCGGAGGCTGGCGGCACGCCTGGTTTGGACCTGA
- the LOC119354260 gene encoding probable mitochondrial import inner membrane translocase subunit TIM21, with the protein MAAAAARSGSRRLFSISALVPPKPPTLPPKADPFASLFVPGLGKRTAADGLRGAFAKSGEVVHGSLLANLPASSVKNSRWYMINANRSGPLTVRKEYRKVLPSFIRPSASYSTQASEKRPKQEKTDLTTVEDPFNAPTYNIPEKPVTFVEGASYSVVILAGLGVAALAGYSVFKELIFEPKEYKIFGKALARVQSDSQVTAKIGYPITGYGTESRNRAARQRIQNRVWTDEDGVEHVEVGFHIRGPHGAGKVFAEMFKDSSDRTWKFTFLLVEITSPRPAQIMLESYLPA; encoded by the exons atggcggcggctgcgGCAAGGTCCGGATCCCGGCGCTTGTTCTCCATATCCGCCCTGGTGCCACCGAAGCCACCGACCCTTCCCCCGAAGGCAGATCCCTTTGCCAGCCTCTTCGTTCCCG ggTTAGGCAAGCGAACAGCAGCTGATGGACTTAGGGGAGCTTTTGCAAAGTCTGGTGAAGTTGTGCATG GTTCTCTTTTGGCAAACCTTCCAGCATCATCTGTAAAAAATTCAAGGTGGTATATGATCAATGCAAACCGTTCAGGTCCTTTGACAGTGCGTAAAGAATACCGCAAAGTACTTCCTTCTTTCATAAGGCCATCTGCATCTTACTCCACACAAGCTTCAGAAAAAAGACCAAAACAG GAGAAAACAGACTTGACGACTGTTGAAGATCCCTTTAATGCCCCTACCTACAATATACCTGAGAAGCCAGTGACATTTGTCGAGGGCGCCTCTTACAGTGTTGTAATACTTGCTGGGCTTGGAGTTGCTGCATTGGCTGGATACTCTGTTTTCAAAGAGCTTATATTTGAACCAAAAGA GTACAAGATTTTTGGGAAAGCTCTAGCAAGAGTTCAGAGTGATAGCCAG GTTACAGCCAAAATTGGTTACCCTATAACTGGTTATGGTACGGAATCCAGAAACCGTGCAGCTCGGCAGCGCATCCAAAACAGGGTTTGGACAGATGAGGATGGTGTTGAACATGTGGAG GTAGGCTTTCATATCCGAGGGCCGCATGGAGCTGGAAAGGTGTTTGCGGAGATGTTCAAAGATAGCTCCGACAGGACATGGAAGTTCACGTTTCTTCTCGTCGAGATTACGTCACCGCGACCCGCACAAATCATGTTAGAATCTTACCTACCAGCATAA